CTACAACGACATGTCGAACGACCCGCTCTACCCGTTCGGCTACGGCCTCACCTACACCACGTTCGCGTACTCGGCGCCGAAGGTGAGCGCGGCGGAGATCGGACGCGACGGGTCGGTGACGGTCACGGCGACGGTGACGAACACCGGCGCCCGGCCGGGCTCGGAGGTCGTCCAGCTGTACGTTCGGGACCTCGTGGGGAGCGTCACGCGGCCGGTGAGGGAGCTCAAGGGCTTCCAGCGTGTCGAGCTCTCGCCGGGACAGTCGAAGGACGTCGCGTTCACGCTCCGGGCGTCCGACCTGGCCTTCTTCACCGCGTCCGGTAAGTGGGAGGCCGAGCCGGGGGCGTTCAAGGTCTTCGTCGGCTCGAACCCGCGGGATGCGAAGGAGGCCGGCTTCACGCTCAAGTAAGGCCCGTTCGGTCGTCTCGACCGATTTTTACAGATCTCAGGCGTCCCCGCGCTCGTCTCATGCCTCACGGGGGGACGCATGAGCAGACGTTTCTGGCTGAGCGTGATGGCGGTCGTCGGCGTCGTGGGGGCCCTCGGCGCGGTCAAGACCCTTCAGATCCAGTCGGCGATCGCCCAGGCGTCGGCCTTCCAGCCGCCGCCCGAGGCGGTGACGACCATCGTGGCGCGGACCGAGAGCTGGCCCACCACCGTCGACGCCATCGGGACGGTCCAGGCCGTGCGGGGAGTGACGCTGAGCGCCGACCTTCCCGGGGTCGTCGAGCACGTCGCCTTCGAGTCGGGTCGGGCCGTCCGCGAGGGAGAGGTGCTCGTCCGCCTCGACGCGCGGCAGGAGCGGGCCCAGCTGGCGGCCGCCGAGGCCCAGAAGGAGCTGGCCCGCGCGAACCTCGCCCGCCTGCGGGGCCTGGTGGAGCAGGGCATCGTGGCCGAGGCCGAGCTCGACCGGGCGGTCGCGGAGGCGCGGCAGGCCGAGGCGCGGGTGGGTGAGATCCGGGCGACCCTCGAGCGGAAGCAGGTCCGTGCGCCCTTCTCCGGCGTGCTCGGGATCCGGCAGGTGAACCTCGGGCAGTACCTCAACGCCGGCGACCCCATCGTCAGCCTCCAGTCGCTCGACCCCGTGCACGTCAACTTCTCGGTGCCCCAGCAGAGCGGCGCCCTCATGAGGACGGGGAGCGCGGTCGAGGTGCGGGCCGAAGGCCGGGGCGGGCAGGCCGCCGCCGGGCGGATCACCGCGGTGGACGCGGTGATCGACGAGGCCACCCGCAACGTGCGCGTGCAGGCGACGCTCCCGAACCCGGACGGGGCGCTGCGGCCGGGGATGTTCGTGAACGTCCAGGTCGGTCTCGCGTCGTCGCCGAGCTCGACGGGCCGGGCGGCGCCCGCTACACCGGGGTGCGCCAGCAGTTCGTCCGGCTCGGGGGATCGCGGGGCGACCAGGTGGCGGTGGTGTCGGGGCTCGAGCCCGGGGCCGAGGTGGTGACCTCCGGCGTCTTCAAGCTCCGCGGCGGGGCGGCCGTCCTGGTCAACAACGAGGTGCGGCCCTCGAACGACCCGGCGCCGGCGCCGGAGGACAACTGATGCGGCCGACCGACGTCTTCGTCCGGCGGCCGGTCCTCGCGATCGTCGTCAACCTCGTGATCCTCATCGCGGGCCTGTGGTCCGTCCGGTCGCTGAGCGTGCGCCAGTACCCCCGGTCCGACATGGCGGTCATCCGGGTGTCGACCGCGTACGTCGGGGCGAGTGCCGACCTCGTGAGGGGGTTCATCACCACCCCTCTCGAGCGGGTGATCGCGAGCGCGGACGGCATCGACTACATCGAGTCCTCGAGCGCGCAGGGGCTCAGCACGATCACCGTCCACCTCGAGCTCAACTACGACACGAGCGACGCCCTCACCCAGGTCCAGGCGAAGGTGGCCCAGGTCCGGAACGACCTTCCCCCCGAGGCCGAGGCCCCGGTCATCGAGCTCGAGACGGCCGACAGCCAGTTCGCGGCGATGTACCTCGGCTTCGCCTCCGACGCCCTCGACCAGAACCAGATCACCGACTACCTGACCCGGGTCGTCCAGCCGCGCCTCTCGTGCAGCGGGCGGACATCCTCGGGGACCGCACCTTCGCGATGCGGGTGTGGCTGAAGCCGGACCGCATGGCAGCCCTCGGGATCGCCCCCTCGGACGTCAGCGACGCCCTCGCCCGCAACAACTACCTCTCCGCCCTCGGCCGCACGAAGGGCTCGATGGTGTCGGTGAACCTGGTCGCGAACACGGACCTCCGGACGCCCGAGGAGTTCCGGCAGCTGGTGGTGAAGGAGAGCGGGGGCGTCGTGGTTCGGCTCGGGGAGATCGCGGTTCATGGGGATCTGGGTGCTCCCCACCGCCAACGCCCTCGAGGTCATGGAGGAGGTGCGGCGGGAGGTGGCCGCCATCCAGGCGGAGCTGCCGTCCGGCATGCGGGCGGGCATCCCCTACGACTCCACCGCCTACATCCGGGACGCGCTCGACGAGGTGCTGAAGACCCTCGCCGAGACGCTCGTCATCGTCGTTGCGGTGATCTTCCTGTTCCTG
This portion of the Acidimicrobiales bacterium genome encodes:
- a CDS encoding efflux RND transporter periplasmic adaptor subunit is translated as MSRRFWLSVMAVVGVVGALGAVKTLQIQSAIAQASAFQPPPEAVTTIVARTESWPTTVDAIGTVQAVRGVTLSADLPGVVEHVAFESGRAVREGEVLVRLDARQERAQLAAAEAQKELARANLARLRGLVEQGIVAEAELDRAVAEARQAEARVGEIRATLERKQVRAPFSGVLGIRQVNLGQYLNAGDPIVSLQSLDPVHVNFSVPQQSGALMRTGSAVEVRAEGRGGQAAAGRITAVDAVIDEATRNVRVQATLPNPDGALRPGMFVNVQVGLASSPSSTGRAAPATPGCASSSSGSGDRGATRWRWCRGSSPGPRW
- a CDS encoding fibronectin type III-like domain-contianing protein; translated protein: YNDMSNDPLYPFGYGLTYTTFAYSAPKVSAAEIGRDGSVTVTATVTNTGARPGSEVVQLYVRDLVGSVTRPVRELKGFQRVELSPGQSKDVAFTLRASDLAFFTASGKWEAEPGAFKVFVGSNPRDAKEAGFTLK